The genomic region TTACCAGATTGCTATAATCCTTATAATACAATTCGGCACGTAGTGTTCTTCCGTTCGGGTTATAGGTGTAATTCAGTATATAATGTGCTGTTTTTTCCGGTTCGAACGCCGAAGTGTATTTCAGGTAATCCTGTTTTGGCAACTGATTAAAATCGCCATACGCAAGTGACAATTGCCCGTTTTTATTGGTTCTGTAAGCCAGAGAAGCTCGCGGTTCCAATACCGATGTTCCTAATAAATCGCTGTGCATCCCGCGAAGTCCGGCTTTTACGGCAAAGTCTGATGTTAGTACAATATCCGTTTCAGCATATAAAGCTCCGATTCCACTGCTATAACCTGTTTTGAATTCATTTGACGGCTGGCGGTAACTTCCATCGAAATCCGTTGTAAAATAATCCCCTCCGAAAATCATTCTTACTTTATTCGAAAACTTTTTACCCAGTTTTAGTTTTAGGTGTGCGGCATTTTCCTGATCTTTTACCGCATTACTATCCAAATCTGTTTTGGTCAGACTATAACCATAACCTATTCCGGTTTGTATCGTCCAGTTGGCGCCAAAATTTCCTTTATAAGATGCATTCAGATACAGATTATTATTTTGAATGGCTACACGAATCGGGTCTTCATAATTGATATCTTTTTGATTGAGTTCAAAATTGGCATAATCATAAGCCGTATAAAATTTAAACAACCCGTTTTTAAACTGACGACGGAAAACCATTTCCCCCGACATGGACTGATACGGTTTGATCCAGTCTACATTTTGTTGGATCGCCTTTTGATACGGCTCCAGATTGATATAGCTTGTATTAAAACTAAAAGATCCTTTCCCCCATTTTTGCGTATTCCCTACACCCAAACCAACTGTCATCAGGGATATATCTGTTTTTTCCTGATCCGGTTCATCAATCGTATTCAATAACAACACACTGGATAAAGCATCGCCAAATTCCGCCGAATAGCCTCCGGTTGTAAAAGACATTCCACTAAACAAGAAAGGTGAAAAACGTCCCCGGGTTGGCAGATTATTGGCTGAAGCGCCATAAGGCTGTGCGACCCGGATACCGTCAATATAGGTTTGGGTTTCATCCGATTCCCCACCGCGAACAAACAAACGACCGCTCTCTCCTACAATCTGCGCGCCCGGAAGGGTTTGCAAGGCTCCGATTATATTACCGGGCGAACCGGCCGTAGTG from Flavobacterium sp. WV_118_3 harbors:
- a CDS encoding carboxypeptidase-like regulatory domain-containing protein, with protein sequence MKTILTICSLLCCLVFQAQTKISGKLVDQKGKPQEGVNVFIEGTYDGAPSAADGTFSFETDAKGSQVLVISSLLLETIRETIVIETYKSRSFTVKSSANALNDVVISVGSFQAGGNSKASVLKPLDIVTTAGSPGNIIGALQTLPGAQIVGESGRLFVRGGESDETQTYIDGIRVAQPYGASANNLPTRGRFSPFLFSGMSFTTGGYSAEFGDALSSVLLLNTIDEPDQEKTDISLMTVGLGVGNTQKWGKGSFSFNTSYINLEPYQKAIQQNVDWIKPYQSMSGEMVFRRQFKNGLFKFYTAYDYANFELNQKDINYEDPIRVAIQNNNLYLNASYKGNFGANWTIQTGIGYGYSLTKTDLDSNAVKDQENAAHLKLKLGKKFSNKVRMIFGGDYFTTDFDGSYRQPSNEFKTGYSSGIGALYAETDIVLTSDFAVKAGLRGMHSDLLGTSVLEPRASLAYRTNKNGQLSLAYGDFNQLPKQDYLKYTSAFEPEKTAHYILNYTYNPNGRTLRAELYYKDYSNLVKYNTDLPQYNSIYTNNGSGYAKGFDLFWRDNKTVKNLEYWLSYSYIDSKRDYKNYPDKVTPNFVANHTLSVVGKYWINDLRSQLSVTNSFATGRPYNNPNEMTFMNGKTTSYNSLSLSWAYLMSPQKILYLSVSNVMGKDNVFGYQYANSPDVGGQFQRQAIGQAADRFFFIGFFWTISQDKKSNQLENL